In Pseudomonas frederiksbergensis, the genomic stretch GGGAAAATCGTTGGTCACCTTGCCGATGTCGTGGACATTCAGCTCGGCGTTTTCGATGTGCTCGGCCAGGGCCAGCACCTGTTCGCGGGTCAGGGTACGGTTCATGCGCTCACCTTCTGCTGCTGACGGGCCCGGGCCATGTCCAGGGCGAGGTCTTCGATCATGTCTTCCTGGCCACCGACGGTGCCGCCGGCCCAGTTCGACCAGGATGTCGCGGGCCGACACGCCATATTTCTTCTCGGCCGCTGGGCGAACAGCAGGAACGAGCTGTACACCCCGGCTAGCCAGGTCAGGGGTCGCGGTCGACGCGGATCGGCTGATCCATCATCGGCACCACCAGGTCTCGGCCACGTCCATGATCTTGTACAGGTCGATGCCGGTCTCCACGCCCATGCGTTTGCACACTGCGACGAACACTTCCAGCGGGTGTTGCCGCACCGGCGCCGAGGCCGGCGCACCGAGCCGTCGATGCGCGCGGCACCGGCTTCGATGGCGCCAGCGAGTTGGCGATAGCCATGCCATGTTGTGTGGCCGTGGAAGCCGACTTCGGTGGCCGGGTTCAGCTCGCGCGCAGGAGGCCGATTTTCTCGCTGACTTCATCAGGCAGCATGTAGCCGCCGAGTCGGTCAGTAGATGCAGTTGGACCATAGCTTTCCATCAGCTGGCCTGCTCCAGGACTTCTCGGCGCTGATCATGTGCGCCATCATCAGGAAGCCGACGGTGTCGACCCCAGCTTGCGCGCCATGCCGATGTGCTGCTCGGAGACATCCGCCTCGGTACAGTGGGTGGCCAGCGAATAGTCGAGACGCCGCAGTCCAGGGCCATCTTCAGGTGGTCGACGGTGCCGATGCCGGGCAGCAGCAGCGCCGAGACTTTGGCCTGCTTGAGCTGCGGGATCACCGCGCGCAGGTACTCCTCGTCACTGTGGGCCGGAAGCCGTAGTTGATCGAACGACCGCCGAGGCCGTCGCCGTGGGTGATCTCGATCAGCGGCATACCGGCTTGATCGAGGCCGGTGGCGACCGCGACCATCTGCTCCAGGCTGATCTGGTGGCGCTTGGCGTGCATGCCGTCGCGCAGGCTCATGTCGTGCAGGATGACGCTCTTGCCGTGCAAATTCATGGTGCTACTCCTCAAGCCAGCGCGATGTCGCGACGCGGCAGTTGAATGGTGCCGGCGGCGATTTCCTCGGCGAACATCTCGCCGGTACGCAGCGCGGCGGCGGTCATGATGTCGAGGTTGCCGGCGTACTTGGGCAGGTAGTCGCCCAGGCCTTCGACTTCCATGAAGATCGACACGCGGTTGCCGTCGAACACCGGGCCGTTCTTCAGGCGGTAGCCGGGCACGTATTTCTGCACCTCGGCGATCATCGCGTGAACCGAAGCGGTGATCGCAGCCTGGTCCGGCTCGCTGTCGGTCAGGCAGTGGATGGTGTCGCGCATCATCAGCGGCGGCTCGGCCGGGTTGATGACGATGATCGCCTTGCCTTCCCTGGCGCCGCCGACCTGCTCGATGGCGCCGGCGGTGGTGCGGGTGAACTCGTCGATGTTCTTGCGCGTGCCCGGGCCGACCGAGCGCGAGGAGACGGTGGCGACGATCTCGGCGTAGGCCACCGGCTGCACGCGGGACACCGCGGCGACATGGGGATGGTGGCCTGGCCGCCGCAGGTGACCATGTTGACGTTCATTTCCAGGCGGCCGACATGCTGCTTGAGGTTGACCGGCGGCACGCAGTAGGGGCCGATGGCCGCCGGGGTCAGGTCGACCATCAGCACGCCAAGCGCGTTGAGCTTGCGGCTATTCTCGGCATGCACATAGGCCGAGGTGGCGTCGAAGGCGATGCGGATGTCGTCGTCCAGCACGTGCGGGAGCAGGCCGTCGACGCCTTCGGCTGTGGTCTTCATGCCGAAATCGCGGGCGCGTTTGAGGCCGTCGGAGTTGGGGTCGATGCCGACCATCCACACCGGCTCAATCCACTCGGAACGGAGCATCTTCATCACCAGATCGGTACCGATATTGCCGGGGCCTATGATGGCCGCCTTGAGTTTCTTGCTCATGGGTTTGTCCTCTGTTCGATCAGGTGAAGCGCACGGAGGCGCTGCCGATGCCGCCGATCTCGACGCGCATGAAGTCGCCGGCCTTGACCGGCTCCAGGGGTACCAGCGAGCCGGAGAGGATCACTTCGCCAGCCTTCAGCGGGATACCGAAGCGGCCCAAGGTGTTGGCCAGCCAGGCCACGCAGTTGACCGGCGAACCCAGGGCCGCGGCACCGGCGCCGGTGCTGAGCAACTGGCCGTTCTTCTCCACCAGCATGCCGCAGGTAACCAGGTCGACCTGGCGTGGCGACACTGCCGTGTCGCCGAGCACGAACAGGCCGCAGGATGCATTGTCCGCTACTGTGTCTTCGATCTTGATTTTCCAGTCGCGGATGCGCGAATCGACGATCTCGAAACAGGGCATCACGCACTCGGTGGCGGCCAGCACGTCGGCGTTGGTCACGCCGGGGCCGATCAGGTCCTTCTTGAGGATGAAGGCGATTTCGCCCTCGGCCTTGGGCTGCATCAGCCGCTGGCTGATCGGCACGGCCTCGCCGCTGTTGAACACCATGGCATCGGTCAGGTAGCCGAAGTCTGGCTGATACACGCCGAGCATGTTCTGCACCGCCTTGCTGGTGACGCCGATCTTCTTGCCGATGATCTTCTCGCCGGCGGCCAGCCGGCGTTCGAGCATGCGCAGGGAAATGTGGTAGGCGTCGTCGATGCCGATGGCGAAACCGCGCTCGGTCAGCGGGCTGACCGCTTCACGGTTGAGCATCGCCTGATACAGCTCGTCGCCGAGCTCGTTGATCAATATCTGGTCCATGCTTGTCTCTCTCAGGAAAGGGGGGCGGCCTCGGCGAGGAAATCCTCGACCAGGCGGGCGAAACGCTCGGCGTGTTCGATCTGGGTCCAGTGGCCACACTGGTCGAAGACGTGTAGCTGGGCGTTGGGAATCCACTGCGCTAGGGTCAGCGAAGCCTGCAGCGGGATGATCTGGTCTTCGCGGCCATGCACCACCAGGGTCGGGTGGGGCAACGCGCGGATCGCCCGCTCGTCGCTGCACAGCTCCTCGATCCATCGCTGGCGCGGGGCCGGGAACATGGCGGCGAAGGATTCCTGGAAGCCCGGGCGTATGCTGGCCTGGTAACGCAGTTCGGCCAGGTCTTCGCTGACCAGGCCGCGATCGAAGGCGAACAGGTCGAGCAGCGCGCGCATATTAGCTAGCGATGGCCTGTAGCCCCAGGCTGCGTCCAGCCCCGACGTGAGCTCGAAGGGCACGCCGACGCTGCCCATCAGCACCAGCCGGCGCACCCGCTCGGGGTGACGCACGGCCAGGGCCAAGGCGATGGCGCCGCCGAAGGAATTGCCGACCAGGTCGGCCTGGGCGATGCCCTGGGCATCCAGCACGCCGAGGGCATGCAGCACCCAGGTGTCGAGGCTGTAGTGAGCATCTGCCGGGCGCTCGCTGTAACCGAAGCCGAGCATGTCCGGGGCGAGCACCCGGTGATTCTGGGCCAGCTGCGGCATGACCAGGCGCCAGTTGGCCCAGGCGGTGACGCCAGGGCCGGAGCCGTGGATCAGCAGCAGCGGAAAGCCGCTGCCCTGCTCCAGCAAGTTGGTGCGCCAGCCTGCGGCGAGGATCTCGCGACCCAGCTCGGGGCTAGGTTCCGGAGCCTGCTCCGCTGCTTGCGGGGGTGCCTTCAGGGATGCAGTCATGGCCGCCTCAGAGTTTCACGCAGATGTTTTTCAGCTCGGTGTAGAACTCCAGCGAGTGCACACCCCCTTCGCGGCCGATGCCCGACTGCTTGCTGCCGCCGAAGGCGGTGCGTAGATCGCGGAGGAACCAGCTGTTGACCCAGACGATGCCGGCCTCGATCTGCCCGGCGACGCGGTGGGCGCGCGAGCTGCTCTCGGTCCAGATCGCCGACGCCAGGCCATAGGGCAGGCTGTTGGCCAGTTCGATGGCCTCCTCTTCCGTATCGAACGGGCGGATATGGCAGCAGGGGCCGAAGATTTCCTCGGTGACCACCGCCGAATTGTCGGAGAGGCCAGTCCAGATAGTCGGCTGCACCCAGGCGCCGCCGGCCAGGTGCGCCGGCATCTCCGGCACGCCGCCGCCGGTGACAACGGTGGCGCCGTCATCGACTGCCTGCTGGTAATAGCTGAGGACTTTTTCGCGGTGCTTGAGGCTGACCAGCGGGCCGAAGTTGCTGCTGGCGTCGTCCGGCGGCCCGATCACCAGGCTTTCGGCACCGGCCTTGAGTCGGGCGACGAACGCGTCGAAGATCGGCCGCTCGATATACAGTCGCTCGGTACCGAGGCAGACCTGGCCGCAGTTGGCGAAGGCCGAGCGCAGGGTGCCCTCGATGGCCTTGTCCATATCGCAGTCGGCGAACACGATGCCGGCGTTCTTCCCGCCCAGTTCCAGCGACACCTGGCGCACGCCCTTGGCCGCAGCGCGCATGATGGTTTCGCCGGTGCCGGTCTCACCGGTGAAGGTGTAGGCGTCGACGTCCGAGTGCTCGGTGAGGAAGGCCCCGGCCGAATCGCCGCCGAAGCCATGCACCACGTTGTACACGCCCGCCGGTACGCCGGCGGCCTGCATCACCTCGCCGAGCAGGGTGGCGGTCAGCGGAGTTTCCTCGGATGGCTTGACCACCACGCAGTTGCCGCAGGCCAGGGCCGGTCCGACTTTCCAGGTCATCAGCAGCAGCGGCAGGTTCCACGGGCTGATGACCCCGATCACCCCCTTGGGCCGGCGCACGCCGTAGTTGAGCGCACCGGCGCCATCCGGGGTGGCCATCTCGAAGGCTTCGTTGGCGACATTCTTCAGCAGGTCGGCGAACACCTTGAAATTGGCCGCCCCACGCGGGATGTCGATATGGCTGGCCAGGGATTTTGGCTTTCCGGTGTCGAGGCATTCGGCCTCGAGAAACTCGTCGAAACGGGCCGTGATGCCATCGGCCACGCGATGCAGAATGTCAGCGCGCTCGGCCACCGTCATCTTCCCCCAGGGCCCCTT encodes the following:
- the dmpE gene encoding 2-oxopent-4-enoate hydratase; this translates as MDQILINELGDELYQAMLNREAVSPLTERGFAIGIDDAYHISLRMLERRLAAGEKIIGKKIGVTSKAVQNMLGVYQPDFGYLTDAMVFNSGEAVPISQRLMQPKAEGEIAFILKKDLIGPGVTNADVLAATECVMPCFEIVDSRIRDWKIKIEDTVADNASCGLFVLGDTAVSPRQVDLVTCGMLVEKNGQLLSTGAGAAALGSPVNCVAWLANTLGRFGIPLKAGEVILSGSLVPLEPVKAGDFMRVEIGGIGSASVRFT
- a CDS encoding alpha/beta fold hydrolase, which gives rise to MTASLKAPPQAAEQAPEPSPELGREILAAGWRTNLLEQGSGFPLLLIHGSGPGVTAWANWRLVMPQLAQNHRVLAPDMLGFGYSERPADAHYSLDTWVLHALGVLDAQGIAQADLVGNSFGGAIALALAVRHPERVRRLVLMGSVGVPFELTSGLDAAWGYRPSLANMRALLDLFAFDRGLVSEDLAELRYQASIRPGFQESFAAMFPAPRQRWIEELCSDERAIRALPHPTLVVHGREDQIIPLQASLTLAQWIPNAQLHVFDQCGHWTQIEHAERFARLVEDFLAEAAPLS
- a CDS encoding 2-hydroxymuconic semialdehyde dehydrogenase, with amino-acid sequence MKEIKHFINGAFVGSASGRTFEDINPVNGQVIGRVHEAGRAEVDAAVKAARAALKGPWGKMTVAERADILHRVADGITARFDEFLEAECLDTGKPKSLASHIDIPRGAANFKVFADLLKNVANEAFEMATPDGAGALNYGVRRPKGVIGVISPWNLPLLLMTWKVGPALACGNCVVVKPSEETPLTATLLGEVMQAAGVPAGVYNVVHGFGGDSAGAFLTEHSDVDAYTFTGETGTGETIMRAAAKGVRQVSLELGGKNAGIVFADCDMDKAIEGTLRSAFANCGQVCLGTERLYIERPIFDAFVARLKAGAESLVIGPPDDASSNFGPLVSLKHREKVLSYYQQAVDDGATVVTGGGVPEMPAHLAGGAWVQPTIWTGLSDNSAVVTEEIFGPCCHIRPFDTEEEAIELANSLPYGLASAIWTESSSRAHRVAGQIEAGIVWVNSWFLRDLRTAFGGSKQSGIGREGGVHSLEFYTELKNICVKL